One segment of Mastomys coucha isolate ucsf_1 unplaced genomic scaffold, UCSF_Mcou_1 pScaffold23, whole genome shotgun sequence DNA contains the following:
- the Anapc13 gene encoding anaphase-promoting complex subunit 13, with protein sequence MDSEVQRDGRILDLIDDAWREDKLPYEDVAIPLSELPEPEQDNGGTTESVKEQEMKWTDLALQGLHENVPPAGN encoded by the exons ATGGACAGTGAGGTACAGCGAGATGGAAGGATCTTAGACCTGATTGATGATGCCTGGCGGGAAGACAAGCTGCCATATGAGGATGTCGCCATTCCACTG AGCGAGCTTCCTGAGCCTGAGCAAGACAATGGTGGCACCACAGAGTCTGTGAAAGAACAGGAGATGAAGTGGACAGACCTGGCCCTCCAGGGCCTCCACGAGAATGTCCCACCAGCTGGAAACTGA